Proteins found in one Methylobacterium sp. CB376 genomic segment:
- a CDS encoding recombinase family protein produces the protein MAVYGYARVSTTDQDLSLQEEALRAAGCEVIRSEKRSGTSTEGRTELQTLMEFARKGDAIVVTRIDRLARSIADLAAIVRQLEAKGVALRATEQPIDTSTAAGRCFLQMLGVFAEFETNLRRERQLEGIAKAKAAGVYAGKGRPTSVPAEKVRELHATGMGPSAIAKELGISRMSVHRALNPKAA, from the coding sequence ATGGCCGTCTACGGTTACGCCCGTGTCAGCACCACCGACCAAGACCTCAGCCTCCAGGAGGAAGCCCTGAGGGCCGCAGGGTGTGAGGTCATCCGCTCCGAGAAGCGGTCAGGCACCAGCACGGAGGGCAGGACTGAGCTTCAGACCCTGATGGAATTCGCCCGGAAGGGGGATGCCATCGTGGTCACTCGCATCGACCGGCTGGCACGGTCCATCGCTGACCTCGCAGCCATCGTCCGCCAGCTTGAGGCCAAGGGCGTGGCTCTGAGGGCCACTGAGCAGCCCATCGACACGTCCACGGCTGCGGGACGGTGCTTCCTTCAGATGCTCGGGGTCTTCGCGGAGTTTGAGACGAACCTTCGCAGGGAGCGGCAGCTTGAGGGCATTGCCAAAGCCAAGGCTGCTGGGGTCTATGCCGGCAAGGGGCGCCCTACATCGGTGCCTGCTGAGAAGGTCAGAGAGCTTCACGCCACCGGAATGGGCCCGTCTGCCATCGCCAAGGAACTCGGCATCAGCCGCATGTCAGTGCACCGGGCGTTGAACCCGAAAGCTGCGTGA